In Colias croceus chromosome 12, ilColCroc2.1, one genomic interval encodes:
- the LOC123696418 gene encoding membrane-bound alkaline phosphatase-like produces the protein MKMRFSLIFVLIFCAYVKSRSVNNKNGVPKTPFDEKNKDHWRLQAQWTLRSKISKPQNKNIAKNIILFLGDGMSITTLAATRVYLGRKYGLTGEEVKLSFESFPHTGLAKTYCVDHNVADSACSGTAYLSGVKANSQTVGLSAAVKRGDCEGQRNAANSVTGLTDWAQKAGKATGIVTTTRVTHATPASAYAHSADRRWEADADLPKQGLRCDDIATQLVRGRVGSHVDVVFGGGRKNFMPKTEKDNKGQPGYRRDNKNLIREWLLTKESLGYKPTYIRNRKELYNLDVDKYNSVLGLFSHDHMPYHLEADDDDPSLSEMTQKAIELLSRNKNGYFLFVEGGRIDTAHHETKARKALDETSEFAKAVEMALRLVNTEDTLVIVTSDHSHTMTYSGYSERGTDILGLVNNNKVNASDDLPYTTLSYANGPGYKPHESFRRHNLMLDDMNSLNYTYPSLVPIPRETHGGEDVAVFAIGPWSHIFSGNYEQNYIPHAIAYAACIGSGLTMCEL, from the exons atgGCGTACCTAAAACACCATTTGACGAGAAAAATAAAGATCACTGGAGGCTGCAGGCGCAATGGACCTTAAGATCaaag ATATCAAAAccgcaaaataaaaacatagcCAAGAACATAATCCTGTTCCTTGGTGATGGTATGAGCATCACCACCCTGGCAGCTACCAGGGTCTACTTGGGTAGGAAGTACGGCCTCACGGGGGAGGAGGTGAAACTAAGCTTCGAGTCGTTCCCGCATACTGGGTTAGCTAAG ACGTATTGTGTAGATCACAATGTAGCAGATTCAGCTTGCAGCGGAACAGCCTACCTCAGTGGGGTGAAAGCCAACAGTCAGACTGTAGGACTTAGTGCTGCTGTCAAACGAGGGGACTGTGAGGGACAGCGCAATGCTGCTAATTCTGTTACTGGCTTGACTGATTGGGCACAGAAGGCCGGGAAGGCTACAG GTATAGTAACAACCACGCGGGTCACGCACGCGACGCCGGCGTCTGCGTACGCGCACTCCGCTGACCGACGGTGGGAGGCAGACGCTGACCTGCCGAAGCAAGGCCTGCGCTGTGACGACATCGCGACGCAACTCGTGAGAGGTCGTGTTGGCAGTCATGTTGAT GTTGTCTTTGGTGGCGGTAGAAAGAACTTCATGCCAAAAACAGAAAAGGATAACAAAGGTCAACCCGGATACAGGCGTGATAACAAAAACCTCATTAGAGAATGGCTCCTTACAAAAGAATCATTGGGATACAAACCCACGTATATAAGGAACAGAAAAGAATTGTATAATCTAGATgtcgataaatataatagcgTTCTAGGATTGTTTTCACATGATCACATGCCATATCATCTAgaggctgatgatgatgatccaAGTCTCAGTGAAATGACACAGAAAGCTATTGAATTGCTGTCTAGAAATAAGAATGGATACTTCCTGTTTGTCGAAG GTGGTCGTATAGACACAGCTCATCACGAGACCAAAGCCCGTAAAGCTCTCGACGAAACCTCAGAATTCGCGAAGGCAGTTGAGATGGCCCTCCGCCTGGTGAATACAGAGGACACCCTCGTCATTGTGACGTCAGACCATAGTCACACGATGACGTATAGTGGCTACAGTGAACGGGGCACTGATATTTTGGGCctggttaataataataag GTGAACGCTTCTGACGATCTCCCCTACACCACTCTGAGTTACGCAAATGGCCCTGGTTATAAGCCCCACGAATCCTTTAGGAGACACAACCTTATGTTAGATGATATGA ACAGCTTGAACTACACATACCCATCACTGGTCCCAATACCCCGGGAGACCCACGGGGGTGAAGATGTCGCTGTCTTCGCTATTGGTCCCTGGTCCCATATTTTTAGCGGGAATTATGAACAAAACTACATTCCTCATGCCATAGCATATGCAGCATGCATCGGTTCGGGCTTGACCATGTGTGAATTATGA